One Desulfatitalea tepidiphila genomic region harbors:
- a CDS encoding cytochrome ubiquinol oxidase subunit I, whose protein sequence is MDALLLSRFQFAATTMFHFLFVPLTLGLSIIVAYMETKYIRTGDKTYLDMTKFWAKLFLINFAVGVVTGITLEFQFGTNWSRYSAYVGDIFGSLLAIEATASFFLESTLIGVWIFGWNKLSKKAHAAVMWLVALGSHLSAVWILVANAWMQSPVGYTIREGRAELTDFAAVVTQKFAVVKIIHTISSAMVLGAFFIMGISAYHLLKKNNVDFFNRSFKTGLGFAVVFSLVVFIMGDLNGVVVGEKQPAKLAAMESLWETQKAAPVYLFAWPDEENGRNTIEIGPIPGALSLLVKHDFNAEIKGLNDFPKEEHPPVLITSFAFKGMVGLGTVFILLSIAGLFLKDKLVNTPLYLKIMVAAIPLPYLAIQLGWLVTEIGRQPWIVYGLMKTAEADSPIAASQVGISLAAFIIVYGLLGLAGFYLIARKAIQGPDMDGDDNGHGAIGQPLKTA, encoded by the coding sequence CTAGATTTCAGTTCGCGGCCACGACCATGTTCCACTTTCTCTTCGTGCCCCTGACCCTGGGGCTGTCGATCATCGTGGCCTACATGGAAACCAAGTACATCCGCACCGGAGACAAGACCTACCTGGACATGACCAAGTTCTGGGCCAAGCTGTTTCTCATCAACTTTGCCGTGGGTGTGGTCACGGGCATCACGCTGGAATTCCAGTTCGGCACCAACTGGTCGCGCTACAGCGCTTATGTAGGCGATATCTTCGGCTCCCTGCTGGCCATAGAGGCGACCGCATCCTTTTTTCTCGAATCGACCCTCATCGGCGTATGGATCTTCGGCTGGAACAAACTCTCCAAAAAGGCCCATGCCGCGGTGATGTGGCTGGTGGCGCTGGGTTCCCACCTGTCCGCCGTATGGATCCTGGTGGCCAATGCCTGGATGCAGAGCCCGGTCGGCTACACCATTCGCGAAGGCCGAGCGGAGCTCACCGATTTCGCGGCGGTGGTGACCCAGAAGTTTGCCGTCGTCAAAATCATCCATACCATCAGCTCGGCCATGGTGCTGGGCGCCTTTTTCATCATGGGGATCAGCGCTTACCACCTGCTCAAGAAGAATAACGTGGACTTCTTCAACCGCTCGTTCAAGACCGGCTTGGGCTTTGCCGTCGTCTTCTCCCTGGTGGTTTTCATCATGGGAGATCTCAACGGCGTGGTGGTGGGGGAAAAGCAGCCCGCCAAGCTGGCGGCCATGGAATCGCTGTGGGAAACCCAGAAGGCGGCACCGGTTTACCTGTTTGCCTGGCCCGATGAAGAAAACGGACGCAACACCATCGAAATCGGCCCCATCCCCGGCGCGCTGAGCCTGCTGGTCAAACACGATTTCAACGCAGAAATCAAAGGACTCAACGATTTTCCCAAGGAAGAACACCCGCCGGTGCTGATCACATCCTTCGCCTTCAAGGGCATGGTGGGTCTGGGCACGGTTTTCATCCTGCTCTCCATCGCCGGCCTGTTTCTCAAAGACAAACTGGTGAACACCCCCCTCTACCTCAAGATCATGGTCGCGGCGATCCCGCTACCCTACCTGGCCATTCAACTGGGATGGCTGGTCACCGAAATCGGGCGGCAGCCCTGGATCGTGTACGGGCTGATGAAAACGGCGGAGGCCGATTCGCCCATCGCCGCCTCCCAGGTGGGCATCAGCCTGGCCGCCTTTATCATCGTGTATGGCCTGCTGGGCCTGGCCGGCTTTTACCTGATCGCCCGCAAGGCCATCCAGGGGCCTGATATGGACGGCGACGATAATGGGCACGGAGCGATCGGACAGCCGCTGAAGACGGCCTGA